The Jeotgalibacillus haloalkalitolerans region TACAGCGCAGCATCATTTGCTGAGAACTGGAAAAATAACCAGCCGCCAGTGAAGATGATGAGCACATACATCAGGCGCAGAATCATATGTACAATCTTAGCACCTTTCGCGTTAGCTCCCTTCATCAGCGCAAGCGCAATAAAGAAAAGAACAATGCCAAGTACCCATGTTGTAATGTGTAAGTGTGTGTTGTCTAACATTCCCTAACCTCCCTGAAACTAAATACCGAACTATCTATATGCTACCATATTCCCTGATTGCGGTCGCTGAAAACATTGTCGGAGTAATGAATTTTCTCCTGGATAGCACTTGAAACCGCTTATGATCTCCGCTACAGGCGGACGCTTTCCGCGGCCGGGCGGTGAGCCCCTCCGGCTTCGCCGTATGGTCTCACCTGTCCCTTTCCGCCGCAGGAGTCGCCGCCTTTCGCTTCGATCAACACTTTGTCTGCCTCTTTGCATTTCCATGACTTAATTTATAAAACTACATAAACAAATATATAATCTATTCCATTAAAAAACGCACATTAAGAACATATGGTACTGCTCTTAACGTACGTTAAAATTAATTGAATACTCATTTGTTGCTAATTTTATTTATTCACCAATCTCATTCGTCAGTGTGCCGATTCCCTGGACGGAGACTTTGATCTGGTCACCTTTTTTAAGGAACTTAGGCGGATTGAAGCCTTTGCCTACTCCGGCTGGTGTGCCGGTTGCGATCACATCTCCCGGCTCAAGTGTCATTCCTTTTGACAGTGTGGAGATAATCTCTTCAATTGAAAAGATCATATCTGATGTGTTTCCGTCCTGTCTGATTTCATCGTTTACTTTTGTGACGATGCTCAGCTTGTGAGGATGTGGAATTTCATCTTTTGATACAAGGAATGGACCCATTGGACACGTTTCATCCAGGCTTTTTCCAAGGAAAAACTGTTTATGTCTGCTTTGCAGGTCTCTTGCTGTAATGTCATTGACGATTGTATAGCCGAAGACATAATCAATTGCCTGTTTTTCAGGAATATTCTTTCCTCTTTTACCAATCACGATTGCCAGTTCACCTTCATAATCAAGCTGATCTGTCAACTCTTCATAAGATGGCACTAACGCGTTATCCCCTGTAATCGAAGTAGAGGCTTTTGTAAAGACAACCAGTTCTTCAGGGAGATCTTTTTCGGATCCCATTTCAAGGACGTGATCACGGTAGTTTTTGCCGATGCACATTACATTTTTAGGAGTACGTGGTACTGGTGCTTCCCAGACGAGATCTTCAAATTTCACTTTATATCGTGAAACGTGATCACTTTCTTCAGCTGCACGAATACATTTTCTGACTGTCTCCTGTAATTCCATTCCGCTTTGAATACCTTCAAGCAGTGTTGCAGGTACGTTTTCATTTGGAATCAGCTCTTTATGAATTCTGACGATATTCCATGCTGCTTCCTCTCGCTTTACTTTTACACCGTAAAGTAGTTTGTCTTCAAAACGGAAAGATAGAAATTTCATTGAATGTACACTCCTTAAAATCTGAATTGTCCTTCTATTATACATTTTTTCTTCTATTCTTACAGTTTTATTTTCTGGAATACGACAGTTTTC contains the following coding sequences:
- a CDS encoding fumarylacetoacetate hydrolase family protein, which gives rise to MKFLSFRFEDKLLYGVKVKREEAAWNIVRIHKELIPNENVPATLLEGIQSGMELQETVRKCIRAAEESDHVSRYKVKFEDLVWEAPVPRTPKNVMCIGKNYRDHVLEMGSEKDLPEELVVFTKASTSITGDNALVPSYEELTDQLDYEGELAIVIGKRGKNIPEKQAIDYVFGYTIVNDITARDLQSRHKQFFLGKSLDETCPMGPFLVSKDEIPHPHKLSIVTKVNDEIRQDGNTSDMIFSIEEIISTLSKGMTLEPGDVIATGTPAGVGKGFNPPKFLKKGDQIKVSVQGIGTLTNEIGE
- a CDS encoding YisL family protein, with amino-acid sequence MLDNTHLHITTWVLGIVLFFIALALMKGANAKGAKIVHMILRLMYVLIIFTGGWLFFQFSANDAALYGVKFLLGILVIGFMEMILVRTKKQKSVNVMWILLVIALLGTLYLGFSLPVGFSFLG